In the Clostridium gelidum genome, TGATCATGTAATGGAGGATATGCTTTATGGTAAGCTATTGCACTCTGCAAAGGCAAAAGCTCGGATCATTAATATTTCTCTTCCCAAATTACCTGATGGTTATTTTGTTGTTGATAAAAATGATGTAACAGGTGTAAACAGAGTTCATATTGTTGAAGATGACACTCTAGTTTATGCTGAAGATACTGTAGAGTATGTTGGCGAACCAATTCTAATGGTTGTTGGACCTGATTTTAAGGAAGTTAAGAGAATTTTGAATGAGATTATTGTAACATATGAAGAAGAAATTCCTATTTTAGATATGAAAAAATCCGATACAGTTTTTTTTAATTACAATTATGAAAAAGGGGATATAGATAAGACTTTTAAAGAAGCTGATCGTATTTTCATAGAGACATTTCATACTGGCTATCAAGAACAAGCTTATCTTGAAACACAGGGAATGATTGCTTACCCTCATAATGGACGAATGACTGTACGCGGATCTATGCAATGTCCATACTATATCTATGGTGCAGTTTCGAAAGCATTGGGCTATGAACCGAAGGATATACAAATTATTCAAGATGTTACTGGTGGAGGATTTGGTGGTAAAGAAGCATTTCCTTCAATACTTGCTTGCCAGACTGCAGTAGCAGCAAAAAAGGCAAATAAACCGGTTAAGGTTATATTTGACAGAAGAGAGGACATGGAGTTTACTTCAAAACGTCATCCATCTATATCTACCTATAAAGTAGCTATTAAAAACGGTAAAATTACTGGTATGGACATTGAGGTTATATTTAACAGTGGCGCATACACAACTCTTTCGCCAGTTGTTTTACAACGTGGCTTAATTTGTGCAAACGGAGTATATCGTATAGATAATCTTCGGGTTGGTGGACGTGCTGTTAAGACTAATACTGTACCTTGTGGCGCATACCGCGGCTTTGGTGCACCTCAAACTTTCTTTGCAGTAGAGATGATTATGGATCATATTGCTAAAGAAATTGGTGTTGATTCCCTTAAGCTTAAAGAAGAATATATTGTTAGACAAGGTGATTCTACATCTACTAGTGGTAAGTACCATTTTCATGTACCTCTACCTGAAATGATTGAACAGATTGATAAACTTGCTGATTACCGTGCAAAGCGTAAACAATATACAATCCAAAATGGTAGATATCGTAAAGGCATTGGATTGTCTTTGTTCTTTCATGGATGTGGTTTTACTGGCAGTGGAGAACGTGATTTCATTAAGGCTGTTGCAAAAATAAGGAAAAATTCAGATGATACTGTAGAGATTCTTGCAAGTAATTCAGATATAGGACAAGGCCTAAAGACTACTTTCTCTAAAATTGTTGCAGATACCCTTGGTATTCCATATGAACATGTATTTATAAATAATCCAGATACAGATCTTGTTCCTGATTCAGGTCCAACTGTCGCAAGTCGTTCACTTATGACAGTTGGAGAACTTTTAAGGCGTGCATCAGAGAAACTTAAGAAAGAATGGAAAGCAGGAGAAGTTCAAATTATAGAAGAGCATTTTGTTGAACCTGATTTTGTTATTCCATTTAATATTAATGAATTTAAGGGAGATGCTTATCCAACATATTCTTGGGGGGTAAATGCTATTGAAGTGGAAGTAGATACATTAACTGCTACCACAAAGATACTTGGTGCATGGGGAAGCTTTGATGTTGGTGTTCCCATCGATATGAATATTATACAAGGACAGATGCAAGGTGGTTTTCTTCAGGGGATTGGATATGCATCTATGGAGCAAATGAATTGCAACGATAAGGGTATGATTCGTAATAATAGTTTTAGTGATTATATTATTCCTACAGCAGTAGATGTACCAAATTTAGTTACTGAAATAATTAACAATCCATATAGCAATGGTCCATATGGGGCAAAGGGTGCAGGTGAACTCCCTCTCGTTGGTGCGGCTCCAGCTTATGTTGAAGCTATGGAAAATGCCCTTGGTGCTGATCTAAATAAGATTCCATTTACAACAGAAGACACAATGAGTGTTTTACAGGAGGTGCATAAATAATGATAAAATTTATTCTTAACGATCAAGAGGTCGCATCCAATTCCAATGCAAATGAGCGTTTACTAGATGTACTTCGAAATGAATTTAGTATTACTGGTGTAAAGTGCGGTTGTAAAGAAGGCGAATGTGGTGCTTGTTCAATAATTCTTGATGGTAAGTTGGTTAATTCTTGTATGGTAGCTATTGGGAGCATTGAAGGTAGTACTGTTGTCACAATTGAAGGTTATCGAGAAACAAAGCGTTTTGCAGTTCTTGATAAGGCATATGCATCAGTCAGTGCTGTACAATGTGGTTTTTGTATTCCAGGTATGATTCTTGCATCTGAATGTATTCTTGACAAAAATCCAAAGCCTACAGAACCAGAGATTCGTGAAGGTATTTCAGGTAATCTTTGTAGATGTACTGGTTATAATGCCATAGTTGAAGCTATTAGTATTGCATCAAAGGAGGGGACAGGATTATGGTAAATTGTTATAAGCCAACATCTTTAAAAGAAGCATTGGATATCAGAGCAAAGGAGATTGTTACCCCTTACGCCGGAGGTACTGATTTAATGATTGAACCAGATGAAAATGCCACATATTTATTCCTAAATAAAGTATTGGAAATGAAAAATATAGTAGAAGATAATGAATTTATTCGTATCGGTGCAGCATGTACTTTTACTAATATTATTGAAAATGAGCTTACTCCAGCCATATTAAAGGAAGCAGTTTCACAGATTGCAGCGCCTGCAATCCGCAACTTAGGTACTGTTGGCGGAAATATCTGCAATGGATCTCCAAAGGCAGACAGTGCACTGATTTTATTTGCAACAGACTCTAAACTACGTTTCGTAAGTAACAGAGGTGAACGGGTAATTCCTATTACTGAGTTCTATCTTGGTAGAAAGAAGACTGTTCTTGAGAAGGATGAACTCCTTGTTGAGATTCTTATGAGTAGAACCGGTCTAAATAATTACTACTATAAGAAGGTTGGTGAAAGAAATGCTTTGGCAATTTCAAGAGTATCTTTTGCTGCTATCCTTAACGTAGAAGCTGGTAAGGTTGCTAATTGTATGACAGCATTTGGTGCAATTAGTGATGTAGTCATCAGACGGGCGAATCTTGATACAATGTTTATCGGCAAGACTATTGAAGAGGCGAAGACTGTCAAGGAAGAGTACCTTGCAGAATATGATCAAGCAATTGTTCCTATCAAAGGTAGAATATCTGCGAAATACAGAAAGACAGTATGTATGAATTTACTTCATGATTTTCTTGAAAGCAATGGAATCTGATTTGTACCATATTGAGTAGGATAAAAAGCATTTAAGGCACATGAAAATAAATAACAAGTCCAAAGTTGCAATGGAAAATAGGCTTGCAAATGGACTTGTTATTTTTTTGATTGTGCCTAATCATAACAATGAATTGAATGCCTTTTATTATTACTAAAATAGTTGATGAATATTAATATATTTCAAAATTATGGGATAATATTACATAGTATTTATTGTAAGGGTTTAATTATTTTACAAAAAAGTGTAGAATGATATTATGGATGTGAAGGTAAATATAACCAATTACATTTTAAGATGGAATCTAAAGTGCTAAGATTCGGCATTATTAATTAAGTTTTTAAGAATGAAATAATACTACTTAGGCAGAGTAAGAGGTATAGATATGAAAAACACTGTAAAGAAAACAACAGGCGGCATAATTGTTGCAGCAGGAAAAACATCAGAAAGAAATGGATTAAATCCACTATTGAAAATTGGATCCATTACTGTAGTAAAAAGAATAGTTTTAACTTTTCAAAAAGCTGGAATCTCGCCAATTGTGGTGATCACTGGATATAAAACTGAAGAAATTGAACATCATTTAGCTGATTATGGAGTTGTATTTTTACAAAATAATCAGTATGAAAACTCGCAAAAATTTGATTCCGCAAAGATAGGATTAGATTTTTTACAGAACAAATGTGATCAGGTATTGTTCACTCCAGTAAATATACCAATGTTTACACCAGAGACAATTCAAATAATGATAGAATGTGGAAAAGAGTTGCTTTCACCATCATATCATGGAAAATCTGGACATCCTCTTCTGATATCTTCTGAATTGATTCCTAGAATTCTGAAATATAATGGGACTATGGGATTACGAGGAGCAATTGAAAATATAAAGGTTAAAAGAGAATGGATAGATGTAGAGGATGAAGGAATTCTCTATGATACGGATTATATAGATCGATTGGATCAACTTTTAATAAAACACAATCAACATATACTTCATCCTTTTATTAAAATCAGTATTGAAAAAGAATCCTTGTTTTTTGATTCAAGAACAAAATTGCTTTTAATTTTAATTAGGGATACTCACTCTGTACGGAGTGCATGCAAACATATGGCATTGTCTTATAGTAAGGCATGGAATATGCTAAATCAGTTGGAACAAGAGCTAGATTATGCAGTAATTGAAAGAAAACATGGTGGTAGCAATGGTGGGAAAACTTATTTAACCAAAGAAGGTATTGAATTTTTGGAAAAATATCAGCAATTTGAACAGAATGTGCACCAGTACGCAAAGAATGAATTTTACAGGTTATTTTAGAAGTTGGAATTCACAGTATCAAGTTCTTTGAAAAAAAATTTGATACATATAGATTTATATTTTATACGAAAATGTAGAGTCGTTTTTATAATTCATTAAGCGTATGCAAGAATGACGAAATAATGATGGAGGAACAAAAATGAAAAAGATTAAAACTACAGAAGCGGTAGGTTATGTAATTTGCCATGATATTACACAAATTATCAAAGGTGAAAAAAAAGGTATTGCATTTAAAAAAGGGCATATTGTTAGTTCAGAAGATATTCCTGTTTTATTATCAATAGGTAAAGATAATCTTTATGTATGGGAAAAAGAAGAGGGAATGCTTCATGAAAATGAAGCAGCAGAAATTCTTTGCAAAGTTTGTAAGAATGATTATATGTCTACATCAGATGTAAAGGAAGGTAAAATTGAACTATTTGCTACAGAGGGCGGTCTACTTAAAATTGATATTGAAAAGCTTCGTGAAATCAATTCTTTTGGAGAGATGATGATTGCAACTCGCCACAGTAATTTCCCCGTAAGAAAAGGTGATAAATTAGCAGGCACACGTATTATTCCGCTTGTAATTGAACAAAGGAAAATGGAGGAAGCCGTTAAACTGGTAGGTGATAAACCAATGATGGAAATTCTTCCGTTTACCAACAAGAAAGTGGGTATTGTAACTACAGGTAATGAGGTTTTTTATGGAAGAATTAAAGATACATTCGGACCTGTTATTCGGGAGAAACTTGAGGATTATAATGTTGAGGTTTTAGGACAGAAGATTCTAAATGATGATCCTAAATTGATTACACAAGCTATAAAGGATTTTATTAAAGAAGGTGCAGAATTAATAATCTGTACAGGTGGAATGAGTGTAGATCCTGACGATACAACGCCAACTGCAATTCAAAATACAGGTGCAAAGATAGTTTCATATGGTGCTCCTGTGCTTCCGGGTGCAATGTTTTTACTAGCATATTATAATGACACACTTCCAATTATAGGACTTCCAGGTTGCGTAATGTATGCCAAACGTACTATTTTTGATTTGGTTCTTCCTAGAATTATGGCTAACGATAAAATAACGTTAGAAGATCTTGCAAGTTTTGGACATGGTGGGTTGTGCCTTTCATGCGATATTTGCTCATTTCCTAATTGTAGTTTCGGGAAATAAGATTAATTTCTATGAAAAGAGAAACATTGAAAGAATATTTGAAAAGGTTATTAGAAGAGGGATATATTAAATCTGGAGATAATATTGTAGTAGTTTAAATTTTTATAAATTCGGGAAAATAAAAACTTGGTATTTTTTATTTATTGTGTTATAATAATTAGATAACATTGTTGATGCAAAATTAATGTATCGTAAATAATAATGTTTTGTACTTGGAGGATAATTAATGAAAATCGGAACAGTAAAATGGTATAACACAGAAAAAGGTTTTGGATTTATTGAAGTTGAAGGTGAAAAAGATGTTTTTGTTCATTCATCTGCAATTAAAGATTCAATAAGAAGTCTTGAAGAAGGCCAAAAAGTTCAATTCGAAACAGAAAATGGACCTAAAGGACTTCAAGCAATTGAAATTTCACTAGTATAAACATATTTTAATCTTAATAGTTAGATTATAAAGTTTTTGCCACCTTCTCTGAGAAGGTGGCTTTTTTATAAACAAAAATTAATCAAGCAGCAATCTTTTTAAATTTATAATCTGTATAAAAAAGAAGCCTTAGTAGAAAAAATTCTTATACTAATGAAATGTTCATTTAGTTTATTTATGATATAATTAATTAAATAAACAATATTTAAAACGATATATTTTTAAAATATCTAAGAAATGTCAAAGAAAATAAATATTAATAGGTAGGTGAGCAAAATTAATATAGAAGATGAAAAGAAAGTGATTATGGATAAACTAAAAAGTAAAGAAGTTATGAATTTTCTAGATAAGTATGATATTTCAAGTATGCTCACTTTTGGAAGTATTAATAATGAATGTTTTTCAAAAGAATCAGATATAGATATTGCTATAATAGGGAAACATAAAATAGATTTAGAGGAAATATTAGAAATTGAATTATTTTTAGCAAAATTATTTAACAAGGAAATTGATGTTATAGATTTAAAATGCGAAAACTTATATATTTTCTTAAAAATAAATGTATTAAATGAAGGCGAAATTATTTATTCAAATGATGATAATTATAATTTAGAAGTATTCAAAGATGAAACAGATAAAATTTATAAAGAAAATGAGAATTTTTTCTGGTTTAGAAAGAAGGATGTGTTGTCATGAATCAAGAAAGACTTGTGAAAATTATAGAAGACCTTCAAGAGTGTTTTGGTGACATAGAAGAATGTCTTGAAATACTAGAAGGTGATTGTGATAATGAAATTATGGTAAAGCTTTCAAAATCGAGCCTTAGACAATTGTTCGTAAGTTTTCATACAATACTCGAAGAATTTGCATCTATAATGCTTAAGGAAATTAAAAAGTATAAGATAGGTATGACATTAAATGATAGTTTAGTTGTATTAAAAGACAAAAATATAATAGATAAAGACCTTTTTGATTTCTTAGAAAAATCAAGGTTACTTAGAAATAGAATCTCACATAGATATAAAGAACCAGATCACGAAGAATTAATGAAACATATAGTAAAGTACAAAAGTAACTTTAAGAGAATAATAAGACTAGCAAAGAAACATTTGAACGATTAAGCCATGTGAAAGAAAATAACAAGTCAAAATAAAATAACAAACTGACTTATTATTTTATTGAATGCGCTAAGCAATTTAGGAGAAGATATGCTACAAGAATTAAATAGTATTTTAGATAATGTAATATATTTAGATATTGAAACAACTGGACTTGATGAAAATAGCTCGGAAATTATAGAAATAGGTGCAGTTAAGGTAAAAGATGGTGTAATAACTACTTATAATACCTTAATCAAACCTAGAGGACGAGTACCTATTGGTATTTATAATCTTTGCACTGGTTTAAATGAAATAGAATTATTAAGTGCTAGAAGTTTAAATACTATAAAACAAGAGGTTGTAGAATTTTTAGAGGACCTCCCTTTAGTGTGTCATAATTCTAATTTTGAAAGAAAGTTTTTATCTTATCACATTCCTGAAGTTAAAAATAAAATTATGGATTCTATGGAACTTGCAGCAATACTTGAACCATGGAGAAAGGAATTTAACTTAAATGCTTTAATAAAGGAAACTACTAATTTAGAGAAGAATGAATTGCATAGAGGCTTAGAAGATTCAATTGATACTTTAAAAGTGGTTAACTCCCTTTTACTCAGGCAATGGGCGAGAGATGATAAAAGTAAAAGTAATAAGAAAAATAACTCTTTATATTTGAGTATAACTAAGGAATATTTGCACTTAAATAATTGGGCATGGACTAAATATTTATTAAAACCACCTTTTTTTACAGATGAAAATTATTCGTATGTAAGTTATGAAGAAAATAAACAAGATGAAACGGTCTTAAAGAAAATTCCTATAAATTATGAGCTTTATGAAGGTTTACTTGAAAATGAAGAGATTTGGAATAATGGTGGAGATTTTGGATATCAGTATAGAAAAGATCAAAGAGAGTTTTCTAAGAAGATACGTGAAAATTTTGAAAAAGGTGAAAGAATATTTATTGAAGCACCAACAGGTAGTGGAAAAACTTTTGCATATGTCATAATAGCAGCCATAGGAACTTATTTAAATAAGCAAAAAAAAATAAAAGATGATGCTAGTTTTATTATATCTACAAACACAAAGGAACTTCAAAATCAGCTTATTGAAAGAGATATTCCAACTATCCTTAAAAAGCTACGATTAAATGATAAATTAAATTATGGGGCTATGAAGGGGAAAGGGAATTATCTTTGCATAGAAAGATTAAATAAATGTGAAAGCTTAGAGTTTGATGAAAAAGGTAATTTAGCACTACTTTTTCTTAGAAGACTCTGCGCTAAAGGTGATTATGGAGATATAGAAAACATAAATTACGCAGCTCAAAAACACTTTGAAATAGATAAGTATATAAAAGAAGTTAATTGTGATAGTGAACAATGTAAATTGGATAAATGCACAAGACCTTGTTATTTAAGAAAGAGATATAATGCGCTTCCAGAGGAGAATATAACAGTTATAAATCACTCACTACTCGCATGTTGGCCATATGGTGAAAAAAAGAAGATAAATCATATTATAATTGATGAAGGTCATAATTTAATGGAAAAGTGTTATGATTTTTTTGCAGAGGAGTTTTCGTCTTTTGAATTTATAGATTTATTAGATACTATAGAAAAAGGTCATCCAAGTATTATAGCTATGCTTCTTAATTTAAATGCTAGTTATGGGCACCGGGAAACCATAGAAAAAGATAAACTTATATATTTGGTTAATGAAATTATAGTAAATATAAATATACTCATAAATGATTTTAGATCTATGCGTCTTGTTAGTGGAGAGTATAATTTTAATACTGAATTTTTTATTCCAAGAGAAGACTTAAAAGGTATTACAAAAGCATTAGGTTCTGAAATATCAGTGTTAAAAGAAAGTATATATCCATTATATAAAGTGCTAAATGATTATGTTTCTAATATTACCTTAGATGATGAAGTAAATGGGGATAATGATCATAAGGGTTTATCTGATTATATAGCAAAGCTTAAATCTAATTTTGATATATTGGATAAGTTTTTAGAAAGTACAGTGTTTTATGCAAAAATATTAGAGGTAGATTGTGAATATAAGGATTTCAAACTAAAAAATGTACCTCTAAATGTTGGAGAATTAGTTAATGAACACATGCTTAAGGATGTTAAAAGTACAACGTTTTTATCAGCAACCCTTAGAATAGAAAATTCATTCAATAAAATAAAGAAACATTTAGGTCAAGAAAAGGCAAATGAATTTGTCATTCCACCAACCTTTGATTTAAAGAAAAGGACAAGAATATTTGCATTAAATGATGTGGGACGATATGATGAACAATCGTATATTAAGAATGTTTCTAAATTCATATTTGATACTGCACAAAGAATAAATGGCCACATTCTTGTATTGTTTAACAACAATGCAAGAAGAACAGCAGTAAATGAGGAATTGGAATTACTTACTAGAGGAAGTAAAATAGAAGTTCATACTAATAAAAAATCTGTAGGAGCTTTAAATGATAAAAATAGGCAAGTTGTAATACTTGGGAGCAAAGGATTTTTTGAAGGGATAGATGTACCTGGAGATGCACTTTCTTGCGTTATGCTAGATAAAATTCCAAATTACAGTCCTGAATATCCTATTCTACGGGCAATTACAACATATCAAAAAAAAGGATATCAAGATGTAAATTATCCTCAAGTTTGCATAAAAACTAAACAAATATATGGAAGACTTATAAGAAGTACCTTTGATTATGGATATTTTATAATTTTAGATCCAGGCCAAAATTCATATACCTTAAGAAATCTAGAAAGAGATCTTGCAGGTCCAAGTATTGAAATATCAACAACTGAAAAAGTACTTTCAGAAATGCAATTTGATTATAATAATTGGAAAAGAAACAATATTAATATAATCATAAATAATATAAAGAAAAATGATAAAAATATTCAAGATGAATTTAATAATGAAGCTAAGAAGCATAAGCTTTTTTGGGAATTAGTAAAAGTTGAAAATAAAGAATATTATTTTAAAAATATTAATTTTCAATTAAATGGAAAAATATAATATAATTCAGGATAAAATTGTATATTTATATCCTGAATTATTTGTAAAATAAATTAATTTTATGGAATAAGCATTAATTTTATGGAATAAGCATTAATTTTATGGAATATATGTTAACTTTAAGAAATATATGGTATAATAAAGGCACATACATTATAAAAGAACTTTCAAAAAAAATGGTATAATTATTAGGGAAGGGGGATATAATATATAATAGTCTTAAATTATTAATAAGTGCATAGTAAAATATGAGCGAGTTAAACGATTGCAAAAAATGAGAGGGAAGTGGTATGGTATGTTAGAAAATGTAACACTATTATTAAATGAATACAGAAGTACAAAGGAAAGTTTAGAAAGTGGATTAAAGTGGTTGCCTAAAAATGAATATGCTAAATCTAAGATAGAAGTCATAAATATGGTCATAAGTGATTTAGAACAATTAGAAAAACAATTTAATTAGAATATAATATAAAATAATATAATAACCGCCTCAAAATGATATCATTTTGAGGCGGTCTTCTATTTAATAATATATTAATATTATACTAAATAATTAAGTTTATTTCTTTATACACATAGCGTCTTGAACATGGTCTAAGCATTCTCCAAACCTTTGGAAATGGACAACTTCTCTTTCTCTTAAGAATTTCAAAATTTCTTTAATATCTTGTTCATCAGTTAAGTGAATTAAATTTTCATAAGTTGATCTTGCTTTTTGTTCAGCAGCCATATCTTCATGTAAATCTGCAATAGCATCTCCTTTGGCTTGTATATAAGTTGCGGTCCAGGGATTTCCAGTTGCATCGGTATAGAAAATTGCTTTTCTATGATCAGCATAATTTCCACCAAGACCTGCTTTCTTAAGTTCATCGATAGTAGCATTTTCCATAAGTTGGTGAACCATAGTTGCAATCATTTCAACATGGCCCATTTCTTCTGTCCCAATATCGGTTAAAAGTGCTTTAGATTTGCCAGTTGGCATTGTATAACGTTGATCTAAATATCTAAGAGCTGCTCCGAGTTCACCATCAGGACCGCCATATTGTGTTATTAGATATTTTGCCATATTAAGATCTTTACATTTTAGATTTATTGGATATTCTAGTGTTTTTACATAATACCACATAAGTTCTTATTCCTCCTACTAATAATTTTCCCAAGGCCATGGTTGATCTACCCAAGCTTTTGGATTCTCTACAAAAGCAGAACCAAAGTTTGTTAATGGGCCATGAACTTTTTCATAGTCATGAACTAAGCTAGTTAATTTACAAGATACTTTGTTGTAATCTTCTCTAGCATTTTTATCATCAGGAAAATTATCAAGGTATAGGTTAAGGTCTATAGCACAAAACTGATACATCATTATATTACTTAAGCCATCTTTAATTACGCACATAATATTTCACCTCTAACATTTATTTTTTTTGCAGTCATAATCATGATATGGTCTATAAAGATCTTTAAAGATTGTACCCGCTAAAAATCCTTCTTTGCATGAAAACAAATTTTCATATTTTTGAGGTATGATATATGCACGCGCATATTCTTTTGATTTACTCATATGATCTTCATGTGATTTACACATGCAACCATCTTTTGATTCATCCATATGGTCATGTTTTGATTTGCTCATAGAATCTTCTTGTGATTTACACATACAGTCATCGTGTGTGTACATAAGTTTTTGCTCCTTTATTTGTTGGTCACTTAATAAATATTTTATGATAACTTTCAACAAAGTGTGATAAGAAAATTAATTTTCAAAATTTAAAAAGAACTCTTTACAAATAAAACCATATAGTATATTATAAATACATAAAGTCAAATTGATATTATCTAATTGAAAAGAAGTAATTTTTATTTGATAATGATTTTTATGATAGTCCTATAATTTAGATAATAGAATTTTAATTTGATTACAATAATTAGGCACAATCAAAAAAATGAAGATAAATATAAAGTTGAGGTGATATGATTTGAGTAAAGAAAAATTAGTTCAAAATGAAGAAGAATTTTTAAAAGAATATAATCTAGGAGATTATGAAAGACCAAGTGTTACAAATGATGTGATCATATTTACAACTGATGATAAGAAAGAAGACAATTCTCGTAAGGTTCCGAAAAAAGGTCTTCAAGTATTATTAATTAAAAGAGATGATTATCCACAAAAAGGTAAATGGGCGATTCCAGGTGGTTTTGTAAGTATGGATGAAAGTTTAGAAGAAGGGGCTATTAGAAAATTAAAAGATGAAACAGGAATTGATAATGTATATATGGAGCAACTATATAGCTTTGGAGAAGTAAATAGAGATCCAAGGACTAGAGTTATAAGTGTAGGAAATGTTGCATTAATATCCAAAGATAATATTAACTTTAATAATGAAAATACTGTGAAAGAGGCTAAATGGTTTTGGATAGAAAAGAATCTGATTAAATCCGAAGAAGATGAAAAATATATGATAAATGAATATATTTTAAAGTTTAAGAGTGAAGATGGAGCATTTGAAGCAGATTATGAAATTACGGAAAAAATAGAAAAAAATGTTCTAAGAAAAATAGAAAAAACTTATAGGGTTTTAAAAGATGGAAGTGAAGAATTAGCTTTTGATCATTATAAAATAATTGATTACGCCATAGATAGAATTAGAAATAAGATAGAATATACACCTGTAGCTTTAAATCTTTTACCAAGGTTATTTACAGTAAAAGAACTTCAATGTGTTTATGAAGCAATAATGGGAAGAGAAATTTTAAACTTTAGAAGAAAAATGGATGAGATGATTGTAGAAACAGATGAAAAAATAGAGGGTAAGCCTTTTAGACCAGCTAAGGTATTCAAGTTTAATGAAAAATGGGAACATAATTTTTAATGCACATTCAAAAAAATGAAAAGAAAGAGGGTATACAAAAATGATTAATTTAAATGATGAAAAGGTAAATGTGACAAAATTTCCTAATGGAGAAAGCTTAATTAGTAGTGAGAATTTAAAAATAGAATATAGTGCTGTAAATACTATAAAATTAAAATTCGAAAATGATGAGGATATAACTCATTTGATATTTTTAAAAGGGCATTTAGATGAACTAAGAGTAAAGTGTAGTTTAGAAATTGCATATATGCCATATAGCAGAATGGATAGAACAGAAGGAATGACAGTTTTTACTTTAAAGCATTTATGTAAACTTATTAATTCTTTAGATTTTGAAGAAGTATCAATTTATGAACCACATTCAGATGTATGCGTTGCATTACTTGATAGAGTTAAGGTTATAGATATGTCAAAAATTTTGACAGAGCAGTTACTACAAAATATAAATTCTAATGAAGAAGATTTATATTTAGTTTACCCTGATGCAGGAGCT is a window encoding:
- a CDS encoding HepT-like ribonuclease domain-containing protein; the protein is MNQERLVKIIEDLQECFGDIEECLEILEGDCDNEIMVKLSKSSLRQLFVSFHTILEEFASIMLKEIKKYKIGMTLNDSLVVLKDKNIIDKDLFDFLEKSRLLRNRISHRYKEPDHEELMKHIVKYKSNFKRIIRLAKKHLND
- a CDS encoding helicase C-terminal domain-containing protein — encoded protein: MLQELNSILDNVIYLDIETTGLDENSSEIIEIGAVKVKDGVITTYNTLIKPRGRVPIGIYNLCTGLNEIELLSARSLNTIKQEVVEFLEDLPLVCHNSNFERKFLSYHIPEVKNKIMDSMELAAILEPWRKEFNLNALIKETTNLEKNELHRGLEDSIDTLKVVNSLLLRQWARDDKSKSNKKNNSLYLSITKEYLHLNNWAWTKYLLKPPFFTDENYSYVSYEENKQDETVLKKIPINYELYEGLLENEEIWNNGGDFGYQYRKDQREFSKKIRENFEKGERIFIEAPTGSGKTFAYVIIAAIGTYLNKQKKIKDDASFIISTNTKELQNQLIERDIPTILKKLRLNDKLNYGAMKGKGNYLCIERLNKCESLEFDEKGNLALLFLRRLCAKGDYGDIENINYAAQKHFEIDKYIKEVNCDSEQCKLDKCTRPCYLRKRYNALPEENITVINHSLLACWPYGEKKKINHIIIDEGHNLMEKCYDFFAEEFSSFEFIDLLDTIEKGHPSIIAMLLNLNASYGHRETIEKDKLIYLVNEIIVNINILINDFRSMRLVSGEYNFNTEFFIPREDLKGITKALGSEISVLKESIYPLYKVLNDYVSNITLDDEVNGDNDHKGLSDYIAKLKSNFDILDKFLESTVFYAKILEVDCEYKDFKLKNVPLNVGELVNEHMLKDVKSTTFLSATLRIENSFNKIKKHLGQEKANEFVIPPTFDLKKRTRIFALNDVGRYDEQSYIKNVSKFIFDTAQRINGHILVLFNNNARRTAVNEELELLTRGSKIEVHTNKKSVGALNDKNRQVVILGSKGFFEGIDVPGDALSCVMLDKIPNYSPEYPILRAITTYQKKGYQDVNYPQVCIKTKQIYGRLIRSTFDYGYFIILDPGQNSYTLRNLERDLAGPSIEISTTEKVLSEMQFDYNNWKRNNINIIINNIKKNDKNIQDEFNNEAKKHKLFWELVKVENKEYYFKNINFQLNGKI
- a CDS encoding manganese catalase family protein, which codes for MWYYVKTLEYPINLKCKDLNMAKYLITQYGGPDGELGAALRYLDQRYTMPTGKSKALLTDIGTEEMGHVEMIATMVHQLMENATIDELKKAGLGGNYADHRKAIFYTDATGNPWTATYIQAKGDAIADLHEDMAAEQKARSTYENLIHLTDEQDIKEILKFLREREVVHFQRFGECLDHVQDAMCIKK
- a CDS encoding spore coat protein CotJB; this encodes MCVIKDGLSNIMMYQFCAIDLNLYLDNFPDDKNAREDYNKVSCKLTSLVHDYEKVHGPLTNFGSAFVENPKAWVDQPWPWENY
- a CDS encoding spore coat associated protein CotJA, with translation MCKSHEDHMSKSKEYARAYIIPQKYENLFSCKEGFLAGTIFKDLYRPYHDYDCKKNKC
- a CDS encoding NUDIX hydrolase; its protein translation is MSKEKLVQNEEEFLKEYNLGDYERPSVTNDVIIFTTDDKKEDNSRKVPKKGLQVLLIKRDDYPQKGKWAIPGGFVSMDESLEEGAIRKLKDETGIDNVYMEQLYSFGEVNRDPRTRVISVGNVALISKDNINFNNENTVKEAKWFWIEKNLIKSEEDEKYMINEYILKFKSEDGAFEADYEITEKIEKNVLRKIEKTYRVLKDGSEELAFDHYKIIDYAIDRIRNKIEYTPVALNLLPRLFTVKELQCVYEAIMGREILNFRRKMDEMIVETDEKIEGKPFRPAKVFKFNEKWEHNF
- a CDS encoding ribose-phosphate diphosphokinase, with protein sequence MINLNDEKVNVTKFPNGESLISSENLKIEYSAVNTIKLKFENDEDITHLIFLKGHLDELRVKCSLEIAYMPYSRMDRTEGMTVFTLKHLCKLINSLDFEEVSIYEPHSDVCVALLDRVKVIDMSKILTEQLLQNINSNEEDLYLVYPDAGAAKRYGKQIKYEKVLTASKERDFKTGYIKKLDIIGTTQSTEFKAIIVDDLCSKGGTFILTASKLKEMGATEIYLVVTHCEDTIYSGDILKTDLIKKVYTTNSILSREHEKIEIRKII